From Rutidosis leptorrhynchoides isolate AG116_Rl617_1_P2 chromosome 3, CSIRO_AGI_Rlap_v1, whole genome shotgun sequence, a single genomic window includes:
- the LOC139901664 gene encoding L-type lectin-domain containing receptor kinase IX.1-like: protein MAILICFLMLFTISYTTSLAFNLTNIRPDSDNIFTLLGDAYISDDGIQVTPEIKRSNKRWYCGRATYVKPLHLWDKTSDELASFSTNFSFVINSYPQNNYADGLTFFLAEDNDVCGLGGAMGLPFDTKPEGAQVGMDNNSKHPFVAVEFDTFGMNDWDNHSIGDHVGIDVNSLSSVRVSEWLNDIPNGTRNQAWIEYDSNSKNLSVSFTNFVNTSVARQNGLSYTIDLRNALPEWVIFGFSGTTGDLFEKNTVNDWNFTSSVLQVDIGLEDADRNKTVSSSEKNKTSRNITVVLLISGLLVLVVFLVILAFFFWRKTKKYEDEVEELKFAVEMSNEFEMQATGPRGFSYLELAQSTDDFSRTKKLGEGGFGEVYKGLLKDSNTYVAVKRVSKSSNQGIKEYASEVRIISRLRHRNLVQLKGWCHQKGELLLVYEYLENGSLDSHLFKAQSLLTWETRYKIAQGLAYALLYLHEEWEQCVLHRDIKSSNVMLDSNFNVKLGDFGLAKLVDHDKGYKTTALAGTRGYMAPECFVTGKASKESDVFSFGVVALEIACGRKPIDISAQDNKVLLLKWVSELYGKGTLLEGVDPRLGSSFDEEEIKCLMTVGLWCVDRDPKHRPSIKQVIQVLNSEASLPELPSKTRVAILGDSDLSWSNRKTRSVTLSSIYGR from the coding sequence ATGGCCATCTTAATATGTTTCCTTATGTTGTTCACAATCTCGTACACAACTTCACTTGCTTTCAATTTGACAAACATTAGACCAGATTCCGATAACATCTTTACGTTACTTGGCGACGCTTATATCTCTGATGACGGTATCCAAGTAACCCCCGAAATCAAACGTTCAAATAAAAGATGGTATTGTGGTCGAGCCACATACGTCAAACCGCTTCATCTTTGGGACAAAACCTCTGATGAGCTGGCAAGCTTTTCAACCAATTTCTCATTTGTCATTAATTCTTACCCGCAAAATAATTACGCCGATGGTCTCACATTCTTCCTCGCTGAGGATAACGACGTATGTGGCTTAGGTGGGGCCATGGGTCTTCCGTTTGATACGAAACCAGAAGGCGCGCAAGTAGGCATGGATAATAACAGTAAGCATCCATTTGTTGCAGTTGAGTTTGATACTTTTGGTATGAATGACTGGGATAATCATTCGATAGGCGACCATGTAGGCATTGATGTTAACAGTCTTTCTTCGGTTAGGGTTTCGGAGTGGTTGAACGATATACCTAATGGAACACGAAATCAAGCTTGGATAGAGTACGATTCTAATTCGAAAAATCTTAGCGTCTCTTTTACTAATTTTGTAAATACTAGCGTTGCAAGGCAAAATGGACTTTCTTACACTATTGATCTGAGAAACGCGTTGCCTGAATGGGTTATTTTCGGGTTTTCAGGTACTACGGGTGATTTGTTTGAGAAAAACACTGTAAATGATTGGAACTTTACTAGTTCTGTTTTACAAGTTGATATAGGGTTAGAAGATGCAGATCGAAATAAGACCGTATCATCAAGCGAGAAAAACAAGACTAGTCGAAATATAACAGTGGTATTGTTAATAAGTGGACTATTGGTTTTAGTTGTGTTTTTAGTTATACTTGCATTTTTTTTCTGGCGAAAAACGAAAAAATATGAAGATGAAGTTGAGGAACTTAAATTTGCTGTAGAGATGAGCAATGAATTCGAGATGCAGGCGACCGGGCCCAGAGGATTTTCTTACTTAGAATTAGCTCAGTCAACGGATGACTTTTCAAGAACGAAGAAGCTTGGAGAAGGGGGTTTCGGTGAGGTTTACAAAGGTTTATTGAAAGATTCAAACACGTATGTCGCAGTAAAAAGAGTGTCAAAGTCTTCTAATCAAGGGATCAAGGAGTACGCGTCAGAAGTAAGGATCATTAGCCGGTTAAGGCACAGAAATTTGGTGCAACTCAAAGGTTGGTGCCACCAAAAAGGCGAACTCTTACTTGTATATGAGTATTTAGAAAACGGAAGCTTAGATTCACATCTTTTTAAGGCGCAAAGCTTGTTAACATGGGAGACAAGGTACAAAATTGCACAAGGTCTTGCTTACGCGTTGTTGTATCTACATGAAGAATGGGAGCAATGTGTTTTGCATAGAGATATTAAATCAAGTAATGTGATGTTGGATTCAAATTTTAATGTAAAGCTTGGTGATTTTGGGTTAGCTAAGTTGGTTGATCACGACAAAGGCTATAAGACAACGGCGTTGGCGGGAACTAGGGGTTACATGGCTCCCGAATGTTTTGTGACGGGCAAAGCGAGTAAGGAATCCGATGTTTTTAGCTTTGGAGTTGTTGCACTGGAAATAGCGTGTGGGCGAAAACCTATAGATATAAGTGCTCAAGATAATAAAGTGTTGTTACTCAAATGGGTTTCAGAACTCTATGGAAAGGGGACTCTTTTAGAAGGAGTGGACCCACGTCTAGGGTCAAGTTTCGACGAAGAAGAAATCAAATGTCTAATGACAGTGGGGTTATGGTGCGTCGACCGAGACCCTAAACATCGCCCATCGATAAAACAAGTGATTCAAGTACTAAACTCTGAAGCTTCCTTGCCGGAACTTCCCTCAAAAACACGGGTGGCGATATTGGGTGACTCTGATTTGAGCTGGTCAAACCGAAAAACGCGATCAGTGACTTTATCTTCTATATACGGTCGGTAA
- the LOC139901663 gene encoding L-type lectin-domain containing receptor kinase IX.1-like, with protein MEPKKISNIVLMVGFIVGLVLITVTILGVLVFVLLSNRNKTRDLQAKKGGLNNKELQMGMVPKQFSYYELASSTKKFAEFEKHEEGGFGGVYRAILKDSNTYVTVKKVLRSSKQWINEYASEIRIGGRLRHINLVQVIGWGHVKGELLLLYEYMENGSLDSHLFKNKSLLTWDTRYKIVHGLACALLHLHEECEPHVLHRDIKSSNVILDSNFNAKLGGFGLAKLVDHKKGSETTKMAQTSDYLAHECVVTGKETKSDVFGFGVVVLEIACGRNIIEYKDRENQIWLIEWIWELYGAGTLLQAVDLRLGSEFEEDEVEHLMMVGLWCVHPDLDVRPSMRQVIQVLKHEASMPRLPSKMPVSSY; from the exons ATGGAAC CAAAGAAAATTAGCAATATTGTTTTAATGGTGGGTTTTATAGTTGGATTAGTACTGATTACGGTTACTATTTTGGGCGTACTTGTTTTTGTTTTGTTAAGTAATAGGAACAAAACAAGGGATTTACAAGCGAAAAAAGGTGGACTCAATAATAAGGAACTTCAAATGGGCATGGTGCCTAAACAATTCTCTTACTATGAATTAGCTTCATCAACCAAGAAATTTGCAGAGTTTGAGAAGCATGAGGAGGGAGGTTTCGGAGGGGTTTATCGAGCTATTTTGAAAGATTCAAATACCTATGTTACAGTCAAAAAAGTATTAAGGAGTTCGAAACAATGGATTAATGAATACGCATCAGAAATACGGATCGGTGGCCGGTTGAGGCACATAAATTTGGTGCAGGTCATAGGTTGGGGTCATGTAAAAGGCGAACTCCTGCTTTTGTACGAATACATGGAAAATGGAAGCTTAGACTCGCATCTTTTCAAGAACAAAAGCTTGTTAACTTGGGACACAAGGTACAAAATTGTTCATGGTTTGGCTTGTGCTTTGTTGCACCTACATGAAGAATGTGAGCCACATGTTTTGCACAGAGATATTAAATCGAGTAATGTTATCTTGGATTCAAATTTCAACGCAAAGCTTGGCGGTTTTGGGCTAGCTAAGTTGGTTGACCACAAGAAAGGCTCGGAAACAACAAAGATGGCTCAAACGAGTGATTACTTGGCTCATGAGTGTGTGGTGACCGGCAAAGAAACAAAATCAGATGTTTTTGGTTTTGGAGTTGTTGTATTAGAAATAGCTTGTGGGAGAAATATCATTGAGTACAAGGATCGAGAAAATCAAATATGGTTGATAGAATGGATTTGGGAGCTATATGGGGCTGGTACTCTATTACAAGCAGTTGATCTGCGTCTAGGGTCAGAATTTGAAGAAGATGAAGTCGAGCATTTGATGATGGTTGGGCTATGGTGTGTGCACCCCGATTTAGATGTTCGCCCATCGATGAGACAAGTGATTCAAGTACTAAAACACGAAGCTTCCATGCCTAGACTCCCGTCAAAGATGCCAGTTTCATCTTACTAG